The Setaria italica strain Yugu1 chromosome IX, Setaria_italica_v2.0, whole genome shotgun sequence genome has a window encoding:
- the LOC101758650 gene encoding uncharacterized protein LOC101758650: MSTIMGSSYTAAASRSPVLPASPLVLARGSWRPAVAAFRPSAAVKCRRPLTVTCALPDKERPPAFSIPPTALLCPVPPPDGKERWDIKEEDDRVTLWLQVPGLSASDIEVTTGEDVLEIKRKVTSQQQAAAVDAHGVGAFHIRLLMTKEYDGSRATADLKAGMLEVTVPKNPQREVKRLELGKPAPRGTRKGSDETRSDPNRANKGQGGLAG, encoded by the exons ATGTCGACGATAATGGGATCATCTTATACGGCCGCAGCGAGCCGGTCACCGGTTCTGCCGGCCTCCCCTCTCGTGCTAGCCCGTGGTTCATGGAGGCCAGCGGTGGCGGCATTCCGACCTTCCGCAGCCGTCAAGTGCCGGCGGCCACTTACGGTGACCTGTGCGCTCCCGGACAAAGAACGGCCGCCGGCGTTCAGCATCCCGCCCACCG CTCTGCTGTGCCCCGTGCCACCGCCGGACGGGAAGGAGCGGTGGGACATCAAGGAGGAGGATGACCGCGTCACGCTGTGGCTCCAGGTGCCGGGGCTGTCGGCTAGCGACATCGAGGTGACCACCGGCGAGGACGTCCTGGAGATCAAGCGGAAGGTCACGAgccagcagcaggcggcggccgtggacgCGCACGGCGTGGGCGCGTTTCACATCCGACTGCTCATGACCAAGGAGTACGACGGGAGCAGGGCGACGGCCGACCTCAAGGCCGGCATGCTGGAGGTCACCGTGCCCAAGAACCCGCAGCGCGAGGTCAAACGCCTCGAGCTGGGGAAGCCCGCGCCCCGTGGAACGAGGAAAGGTTCCGATGAAACGAGATCGGACCCAAACCGGGCAAACAAAGGACAGGGGGGTCTAGCTGGCTGA